A region from the Mesorhizobium sp. J8 genome encodes:
- a CDS encoding ABC transporter permease: MPRKTRGPWAVAFAKLATDRAAMASLAVFLIIVLACFSAPLYAKWAGTDPFASTLDAVIQIDGADVPVMEQSTEGLGLGYTPIGPTWRLGNYFLGADSQGRDVMARLLYGGLNSLLIAGAATIFTLIFGTLAGLIAGYFGGITDTVLSRLLDVLWAFPIYLLAISLSIVTIAQGIAIGPIEIQSGSLWLPIIIIGIVYIPYVARPIRGQVLALRHSEFVLAAINLGVPGWRILLRDILPNITTTLIVFVPLMMALNMLTESALSFLSIGVQPPAASWGTIIQDGQALLYTRPLVALVPGLAIAVSVMALNVFGDGLRDALDPRSKVRLGRD, translated from the coding sequence ATGCCGCGCAAGACGCGAGGGCCCTGGGCCGTCGCGTTTGCGAAGCTGGCAACGGACAGGGCCGCCATGGCGTCCCTGGCCGTGTTCCTCATCATCGTTCTCGCCTGTTTCAGCGCGCCGCTCTACGCGAAATGGGCGGGTACGGATCCTTTCGCCTCGACACTCGACGCCGTCATCCAGATCGACGGCGCGGACGTTCCGGTGATGGAACAGTCGACCGAGGGACTGGGGCTTGGCTACACGCCGATCGGTCCGACCTGGCGGCTCGGCAATTACTTCCTCGGCGCCGACAGCCAGGGGCGGGACGTCATGGCGAGATTGCTCTATGGCGGGCTCAACTCGCTGCTGATCGCCGGCGCGGCCACCATCTTCACGCTGATCTTCGGCACGTTGGCGGGATTGATCGCCGGCTATTTCGGCGGCATCACCGACACGGTGCTGTCGCGCCTGCTGGACGTGCTCTGGGCGTTCCCCATCTATCTGCTGGCGATCTCGCTTTCCATCGTCACCATCGCGCAAGGCATCGCGATCGGGCCGATCGAGATCCAGTCGGGCAGCCTATGGCTGCCGATCATCATCATAGGCATTGTCTATATACCTTATGTCGCGCGTCCCATCCGCGGGCAGGTTCTGGCGCTGCGCCACAGCGAGTTCGTGCTCGCCGCAATCAATCTGGGCGTGCCGGGCTGGCGCATCCTGCTGCGCGATATCCTGCCCAACATCACCACCACGCTCATCGTCTTCGTGCCGCTGATGATGGCCTTGAACATGCTGACGGAATCGGCGCTTTCGTTCCTGTCGATCGGCGTGCAGCCGCCGGCTGCGAGCTGGGGTACCATCATCCAGGACGGGCAGGCGCTGCTCTACACGCGGCCGCTGGTGGCGCTAGTGCCCGGCCTGGCGATCGCCGTTTCGGTCATGGCGCTCAATGTATTCGGCGACGGTCTGCGCGACGCGCTCGACCCGCGCTCCAAGGTCCGGCTGGGGCGCGACTGA